In one window of Canis aureus isolate CA01 chromosome 25, VMU_Caureus_v.1.0, whole genome shotgun sequence DNA:
- the GTSF1 gene encoding gametocyte-specific factor 1 isoform X2: protein MEETYIDSLDPEKLLQCPYDKNHQIRACRFPYHLIKCRKNHPDVANKLATCPFNARHQVPRAEISHHISSCDDKSCIEQDVVNQTRNLGQETLAESTWQCPPCDEDWDKDLWEQTSTPFVWGTANYCGNNSPASNVVMEHKSNLASGMRVPKSLPYVLPWKNNGNAQ, encoded by the exons ttGATTCTCTGGACCCTGAAAAGCTATTACAATGCCCCTATGATAAAAACCACCAGATCAGGGCCTGCAGGTTTCCTTATCATCTTATCAAGTGCAGAAAG AATCATCCTGATGTCGCAAACAAATTGGCTACTTGTCCCTTCAATGCTCGCCACCAGGTTCCTCGGGCCGAAATCAGTCATCATATCTCAAGCTGTGATGATAAAAGTTGTATTGAGCAGGATGTTG TCAACCAAACCAGGAACCTTGGACAAGAGACTCTGGCCGAGAGCACATGGCAGTGCCCTCCTTGCGATGAAGACTGGGATAAAG ATCTGTGGGAACAGACCAGCACCCCATTTGTCTGGGGCACAGCCAACTACTGTGGCAACAACAG CCCTGCAAGCAACGTAGTCATGGAACATAAGAGTAACCTGGCTTCAGGCATGCGTGTTCCCAAGTCTCTGCCGTATGTCCTGCCATGGAAAAACA